In one window of Microtus pennsylvanicus isolate mMicPen1 chromosome 2, mMicPen1.hap1, whole genome shotgun sequence DNA:
- the Pard6b gene encoding partitioning defective 6 homolog beta isoform X1 — protein MNRGHRHGVSSGCLGTMEVKSKFGAEFRRFSLERSKPGKFEEFYGLLQHVHKIPNVDVLVGYADIHGDLLPINNDDNYHKAVSTANPLLRIFIQKKEEADYSAFGTDTLIRKKNVLSNVLRPDNHRKKPHIVISMPQDFRPVSSIIDVDILPETHRRVRLYKYGTEKPLGFYIRDGSSVRVTPHGLEKVPGIFISRLVPGGLAQSTGLLAVNDEVLEVNGIEVSGKSLDQVTDMMIANSRNLIITVRPANQRNNVVRNSRTSGSSGQSTDNSLLGYQQQAEASFEPEDQDSDEDDIIIEDSGEPQQIPKATPDAQSLESLTQIELSFESGQNGFSPTQDPVPVPSSLDTEFEPRAPNQRLLEEDGTIITL, from the exons ATGAACCGCGGCCACCGGCACGGGGTGAGCAGCGGCTGCCTGGGCACCATGGAGGTGAAGAGCAAG TTTGGAGCCGAGTTTCGTCGGTTTTCGCTGGAAAGATCCAAACCTGGGAAATTTGAGGAGTTTTATGGGTTGCTGCAGCATGTGCACAAGATCCCCAATGTTGACGTGCTGGTGGGCTACGCGGACATCCACGGGGACCTGCTGCCCATAAACAATGATGACAACTACCACAAGGCCGTTTCTACCGCCAACCCACTGCTCAGGATTTTTATACAGAAGAAGG AAGAAGCTGACTACAGTGCCTTTGGTACGGACACCCTGATCCGGAAGAAGAACGTGCTGAGCAACGTGCTACGTCCTGACAACCATAGGAAGAAGCCCCACATCGTCATCAGCATGCCCCAGGACTTCCGGCCGGTGTCATCCATCATAGATGTGGACATCCTCCCGGAGACCCATCGGAGGGTCCGGCTGTACAAGTATGGCACGGAGAAGCCCCTGGGTTTCTACATCCGTGACGGCTCCAGTGTCCGCGTGACACCGCATGGCTTAGAGAAAGTCCCCGGGATCTTCATATCCAGGCTCGTCCCCGGGGGTCTGGCCCAGAGCACAGGACTGCTCGCTGTCAATGATGAAGTTTTAGAAGTAAACGGTATAGAGGTGTCCGGGAAGAGCCTGGACCAGGTGACCGACATGATGATAGCCAACAGCCGCAACCTCATCATCACTGTGCGGCCAGCCAACCAGAGGAACAACGTGGTGAGGAACAGTCGGACTTCTGGCAGCTCCGGCCAGTCTACTGACAACAGCCTCCTGGGCTACCAGCAACAGGCGGAAGCCAGCTttgagccagaggaccaggacagcGATGAGGACGACATCATCATTGAAGACAGTGGCGAGCCACAGCAGATCCCCAAGGCCACCCCTGATGCCCAGAGCCTGGAGTCCCTGACCCAGATCGAGCTCAGCTTTGAGTCAGGGCAGAACGGGTTCTCCCCGACACAGGACCCAGTGCCTGTGCCCAGCAGCCTGGACACAGAGTTTGAACCCCGCGCTCCGAACCAGAGACTCTTAGAGGAAGACGGCACGATCATAACATTGTGA
- the Pard6b gene encoding partitioning defective 6 homolog beta isoform X2, whose translation MFGAEFRRFSLERSKPGKFEEFYGLLQHVHKIPNVDVLVGYADIHGDLLPINNDDNYHKAVSTANPLLRIFIQKKEEADYSAFGTDTLIRKKNVLSNVLRPDNHRKKPHIVISMPQDFRPVSSIIDVDILPETHRRVRLYKYGTEKPLGFYIRDGSSVRVTPHGLEKVPGIFISRLVPGGLAQSTGLLAVNDEVLEVNGIEVSGKSLDQVTDMMIANSRNLIITVRPANQRNNVVRNSRTSGSSGQSTDNSLLGYQQQAEASFEPEDQDSDEDDIIIEDSGEPQQIPKATPDAQSLESLTQIELSFESGQNGFSPTQDPVPVPSSLDTEFEPRAPNQRLLEEDGTIITL comes from the exons ATG TTTGGAGCCGAGTTTCGTCGGTTTTCGCTGGAAAGATCCAAACCTGGGAAATTTGAGGAGTTTTATGGGTTGCTGCAGCATGTGCACAAGATCCCCAATGTTGACGTGCTGGTGGGCTACGCGGACATCCACGGGGACCTGCTGCCCATAAACAATGATGACAACTACCACAAGGCCGTTTCTACCGCCAACCCACTGCTCAGGATTTTTATACAGAAGAAGG AAGAAGCTGACTACAGTGCCTTTGGTACGGACACCCTGATCCGGAAGAAGAACGTGCTGAGCAACGTGCTACGTCCTGACAACCATAGGAAGAAGCCCCACATCGTCATCAGCATGCCCCAGGACTTCCGGCCGGTGTCATCCATCATAGATGTGGACATCCTCCCGGAGACCCATCGGAGGGTCCGGCTGTACAAGTATGGCACGGAGAAGCCCCTGGGTTTCTACATCCGTGACGGCTCCAGTGTCCGCGTGACACCGCATGGCTTAGAGAAAGTCCCCGGGATCTTCATATCCAGGCTCGTCCCCGGGGGTCTGGCCCAGAGCACAGGACTGCTCGCTGTCAATGATGAAGTTTTAGAAGTAAACGGTATAGAGGTGTCCGGGAAGAGCCTGGACCAGGTGACCGACATGATGATAGCCAACAGCCGCAACCTCATCATCACTGTGCGGCCAGCCAACCAGAGGAACAACGTGGTGAGGAACAGTCGGACTTCTGGCAGCTCCGGCCAGTCTACTGACAACAGCCTCCTGGGCTACCAGCAACAGGCGGAAGCCAGCTttgagccagaggaccaggacagcGATGAGGACGACATCATCATTGAAGACAGTGGCGAGCCACAGCAGATCCCCAAGGCCACCCCTGATGCCCAGAGCCTGGAGTCCCTGACCCAGATCGAGCTCAGCTTTGAGTCAGGGCAGAACGGGTTCTCCCCGACACAGGACCCAGTGCCTGTGCCCAGCAGCCTGGACACAGAGTTTGAACCCCGCGCTCCGAACCAGAGACTCTTAGAGGAAGACGGCACGATCATAACATTGTGA